In one window of Pseudooceanicola aestuarii DNA:
- the lpxB gene encoding lipid-A-disaccharide synthase, translating to MRVFLIAGEPSGDALGAAVMAGLQQLAPGVTFTGVGGPRMMAKGMDSLFPMDELSVMGIAEVLPKYFHLKRRIRECADAVLADPPDLLLTIDSPDFCLRVARQVKAASDIRTVHYVAPTVWAWRPGRAAKMAQVIDHVLALLPFEPPLMQAAGMQCDFVGHPVVADPAASEAEAAAFRLAHGLGDVPLVLVLPGSRRAEVTRLAPVLGDVCARLLQHVPAARFVLPAAAPVAGLVTELTANWVQRPLILDPRETIPVAFAAEKRAAFRAADVAVAASGTVSLELAAAATPMVIAYDMSWLSRQIIRRMLITDTTTLVNLVSDTRAVPEFLGERCRAELIAPAVAETLQAPQVQAQAMDLTMARLGRDGEAPGLRAARAILDRLPTG from the coding sequence ATGCGTGTCTTTCTGATCGCGGGCGAACCGTCCGGCGATGCTCTGGGCGCGGCGGTGATGGCCGGGCTGCAACAGCTGGCGCCGGGCGTGACCTTCACCGGGGTCGGCGGGCCGCGCATGATGGCCAAGGGCATGGACAGCCTGTTCCCGATGGATGAGCTGTCGGTGATGGGCATCGCCGAGGTGCTGCCGAAGTATTTTCACCTCAAGCGCCGCATCCGCGAATGCGCAGACGCGGTCCTGGCCGACCCGCCGGACCTGCTGCTGACCATCGACAGTCCGGATTTCTGTCTGCGCGTCGCCCGGCAGGTGAAAGCCGCGTCGGACATTCGCACCGTGCATTACGTCGCGCCGACTGTCTGGGCCTGGCGTCCGGGGCGCGCGGCGAAGATGGCGCAGGTCATCGACCATGTTCTGGCCCTGCTGCCGTTCGAACCGCCTTTGATGCAAGCCGCCGGAATGCAATGCGATTTCGTCGGTCATCCGGTGGTGGCCGATCCGGCGGCAAGCGAGGCCGAGGCCGCCGCCTTTCGCCTGGCGCACGGGCTGGGCGACGTGCCGCTGGTGCTGGTGCTGCCGGGGTCGCGCCGGGCGGAGGTGACGCGGCTGGCGCCGGTGCTGGGCGATGTCTGTGCCCGGCTGTTGCAGCATGTGCCTGCCGCCCGGTTCGTGCTGCCCGCCGCCGCGCCGGTGGCCGGGCTGGTTACGGAGCTGACGGCGAACTGGGTCCAACGTCCGCTGATCCTCGACCCGCGCGAGACCATCCCGGTGGCCTTCGCGGCGGAGAAACGCGCCGCCTTTCGCGCGGCTGATGTGGCGGTCGCGGCTTCTGGCACCGTCTCGCTGGAGCTGGCGGCCGCGGCCACGCCGATGGTCATCGCCTATGACATGAGCTGGCTGAGCCGGCAGATCATCCGCCGGATGCTGATCACCGACACCACGACGCTGGTCAACCTGGTCTCCGACACCCGCGCGGTGCCTGAATTCCTGGGCGAACGCTGCCGCGCCGAGCTGATCGCCCCCGCCGTGGCAGAAACGTTGCAGGCGCCCCAGGTTCAGGCCCAGGCGATGGATCTGACAATGGCGCGTCTGGGCCGCGACGGCGAGGCCCCCGGCCTGCGCGCCGCCCGCGCCATCCTGGACCGACTTCCGACAGGCTAG
- the mnmA gene encoding tRNA 2-thiouridine(34) synthase MnmA codes for MALDDTKGLNSLGFAKPPSETRVVVAMSGGVDSSVVAAMLAEEGYDVVGVTLQLYDHGAALAKKGACCAGLDIHDARRVAEEMGFPHYVLDYENIFKDAVIDEFADSYLAGATPVPCIRCNERVKFKDLLETARDLDADCMATGHYIQRKMGETGAELHSAADANRDQSYFLFSTTAEQLDYLRFPLGHLKSKDETRALAAKYGLAVADKPDSQDICFVPNGNYASVIEKLRPGAAEPGEIVHSDGRVLGRHDGVIHYTIGQRRGLGIGGLSEPLYVVKLDVDSRRVIVGPKDLLATRTIPVREINWLGDGSFDAGAEHHVLVKVRSTRPPREAIIRPLSATEAEVELLTPEEGVSPGQACVFYESTGSRILGGGWIWRGH; via the coding sequence ATGGCGCTTGATGATACCAAAGGTTTGAATTCGCTCGGTTTTGCCAAACCACCCTCGGAGACGCGCGTGGTGGTTGCCATGTCGGGCGGGGTCGACAGTTCTGTCGTGGCCGCGATGCTGGCCGAAGAAGGCTATGACGTCGTCGGCGTCACGCTTCAGCTCTATGACCACGGCGCCGCCCTGGCCAAGAAGGGCGCCTGCTGTGCCGGGCTGGATATCCACGACGCCCGCCGCGTGGCCGAGGAGATGGGTTTCCCCCATTACGTCCTGGATTATGAAAATATATTCAAGGACGCCGTGATTGACGAATTCGCCGACAGTTATCTGGCCGGCGCCACGCCCGTGCCCTGTATCCGCTGCAATGAACGCGTGAAATTCAAGGACTTGCTGGAAACCGCGCGGGATCTGGATGCAGATTGCATGGCCACCGGCCATTATATCCAGCGCAAGATGGGCGAAACTGGCGCGGAATTGCATTCCGCAGCGGATGCCAATCGCGATCAGAGCTATTTCCTGTTTTCAACCACAGCGGAACAGTTGGATTACCTGAGATTTCCCCTGGGGCACTTGAAATCAAAGGATGAAACCCGCGCCCTTGCGGCGAAATACGGGTTGGCCGTGGCGGACAAGCCCGACAGCCAGGACATCTGTTTCGTGCCCAACGGCAATTATGCCTCCGTCATCGAGAAGCTGCGCCCCGGCGCCGCCGAACCGGGCGAGATCGTGCATTCCGACGGCCGCGTGCTGGGCCGGCATGACGGGGTGATCCATTATACCATCGGTCAGCGCCGAGGCCTGGGCATCGGCGGCCTGTCAGAGCCGCTTTACGTGGTGAAGCTGGACGTGGACAGCCGCCGGGTCATCGTCGGCCCCAAGGACTTGCTGGCCACGCGCACCATCCCGGTGCGGGAAATCAATTGGCTGGGCGACGGCTCCTTTGACGCCGGGGCGGAGCATCACGTCCTGGTCAAGGTCCGCTCTACCCGCCCCCCGCGGGAGGCGATCATCCGCCCCCTCTCCGCCACCGAGGCGGAGGTGGAATTGTTGACCCCCGAGGAAGGCGTTTCCCCGGGGCAGGCCTGCGTGTTCTACGAAAGCACCGGCAGTCGCATCCTGGGTGGCGGCTGGATCTGGCGCGGGCATTAA
- a CDS encoding DUF1153 domain-containing protein yields the protein MYLKKVPGPRAINLPDGSILTRADLPPAETHRWVASRKAAVIKGVQHGLITREEALATYGLSAEEFLEWVRAVSNHGEEALKVTSLKRYRHS from the coding sequence ATGTATCTGAAGAAAGTGCCCGGTCCCAGGGCGATAAACCTGCCCGACGGCAGCATCCTTACGCGCGCGGATCTGCCGCCTGCGGAGACTCACCGGTGGGTAGCATCGCGCAAGGCTGCGGTGATCAAGGGGGTGCAGCACGGCCTCATCACCCGCGAAGAGGCGCTGGCCACCTATGGGCTGAGCGCGGAAGAATTCCTGGAATGGGTCCGCGCCGTCTCCAACCACGGGGAGGAGGCGTTGAAGGTCACCTCCCTGAAACGCTACCGCCATTCGTGA
- the ctrA gene encoding response regulator transcription factor CtrA, with protein sequence MRILLVEDDPTTSKSIEMMLSHANLNVYTTDLGEEGIDLAKLYDYDLILLDLGLPDMNGHEVLRQLRLARIETPILILSGSDDTENKIRGFGFGADDYLTKPFHREELVARIHAIIRRSKGHSQSVIRTGQIEVNLDAKTVDVGGQPVHLTGKEYQMMELLSLRKGTTLTKEMFLNHLYGGMDEPELKIIDVFICKLRKKLSTATGGQNFIETVWGRGYVLRDPLPMQVDDQMLAVGVIG encoded by the coding sequence ATGCGTATTTTGCTGGTAGAAGATGACCCGACGACGTCCAAAAGCATCGAGATGATGCTGTCCCATGCGAACCTTAATGTCTACACGACCGACTTGGGGGAGGAGGGGATCGATCTCGCAAAGCTCTATGATTACGATCTTATTCTTTTGGACCTTGGCCTTCCCGACATGAACGGGCACGAGGTTCTGCGCCAATTGCGCCTCGCCCGGATCGAAACGCCGATCCTGATTCTTTCCGGCTCTGACGATACCGAGAACAAGATCAGGGGGTTCGGTTTCGGCGCCGATGATTACCTGACCAAACCCTTTCACCGGGAAGAACTTGTCGCGCGCATTCACGCCATCATCCGCCGGTCCAAGGGGCATTCCCAATCGGTGATCCGCACCGGCCAGATCGAGGTCAACCTGGACGCCAAGACCGTCGATGTGGGCGGCCAACCCGTGCATCTGACCGGCAAGGAATACCAGATGATGGAATTGTTGAGCCTGCGAAAGGGCACGACCCTGACCAAGGAGATGTTCCTGAACCATCTTTACGGCGGAATGGACGAGCCGGAGTTGAAGATCATCGATGTCTTCATCTGCAAACTGCGCAAGAAGCTCAGCACCGCGACTGGCGGGCAGAACTTCATCGAAACGGTCTGGGGCCGGGGCTACGTGCTGCGCGATCCCCTGCCGATGCAGGTGGATGACCAGATGCTGGCCGTCGGCGTCATCGGTTGA